The sequence TATACAATTACAGAGTCAAGTATTCCCGAATAAGTTGTTTAAAGTTTAGTTAAGATTATTGTTAATAGCTTTATTTGTTACAAACACAGGTTAAATTTTTGCAAAATATAGCGGTTTTTGGTTGAATTAAATACATTTATACCTCACCCTCCTTCCCTCTCCCTGCGGAGCGGAGAGGGATGTCCGTATCTTCTCAGGGTGAGGTTATTTATATTGCACCCAAGTGAAATTCGCTATAAATCATATGTAAATTAAGAATGGGTGTTTCCGTAATCTAGTTTTAACTAAGTGAATCACTGTTATTAGCTATCATAAATATTCAGTAATTACCTGTAGCTATGGCGAAAAACTGCTTGCGAATTACCCATCAAGGCGAAAATATCCTACTTTCTTGGCAGCGCGGGCAAGCAGCACCTCGATTTGCCGATACGGTAAAACTTGAACATCCATTTAACAAAAAAGCTTTAACAGATTTACGCTGGTATTTAGAAGAGTACTTACGCTTTCCTTATGGGATTTTCCCAGATAACGCTGCAAAAATAGAACAAAAATTACAGGCTTGGGGAGAAGAGTTATTTAACTTGGTTTTTCGCAGTAGTGAGAAAGCGCGGGAGTTTTTTCAAGCTGCGACTTATGATGGTTTGCGTAATTGCGAGTTAGTTATTACTGCCGATGATGCGGCAATGCTCAATTTACCTTGGGAGTTGCTTTATTCTCCTAATGACAGACAATTTCTTGCGCCTTCCTTAGTCCAAAAGGCGATAAAATCTTGCGAGATTGGATTGTTCCGGTTTTGTACGAGCAGGAAAGTTATGCGCCGTTTATTCCTGAAGATAGTACAGATGATATTCTCGATCTTGACGATTTTCTTGTAGAGACGCGAAATTTCGCGTCTCTACATGGTTTTCCAGATGAAGGGCTATACGGTTTTATCGGACGCGATTACGATATATTGCGGTACCAATTTATATTCGTGGTTTTGTGATTGATTTTGAGCATCATCAAGAGTTTATTGGCTTTTATATAAATGCTTTAGCGCGAATGTTGCAGGTTTTGGGAGAAAATCAATTTGATACGATTTGGCGCGAGGTGACGGGTGGCGATTGTGCGGGTGAGGTGCGGGAGGCGATTTGGGCAGCGCGGGATAGGTAGGATGAGGAGGGGTAGTTGCTTATATATCCGCCTTGGAATTAATTTGAAATCAGTTTCAAGACTGTATCGGCAATTTCATCAACTTCACAATACCCCCATTAATAACCTGTATTTTTAACTCGTAACCTTTCATCAATAACATCCCAACAAGTGGATCGCACTCAGCCTCATCAATTGGAATTGTTAAAAACTGTCCATCCCAAACTACCGTTGCTTCATATATATCAAAAATACTTTCGCTACCATCTGCTAGTAATGCTCTTCCGCGTCTTTTCCAATTAAGTTGTAGTTCAGCAATCAAATCTGGAGGTAAGCAAAGCCACCCATCAAAACCTGTATCTATAACTGCATCTCGTTCGTGTAGCTTTCCTTGCCGATCGCAAATTGCAATTGGAATAATTGGCTCGTAGTCAGCATTAACTTTCCCTATTATCATCTTGTTTTTGCTTTTTGAGTGCGATTAGCACCAAACCTACGAACATACCTAGAACCAACTTTTATAATCCAAATTTGTGCGCTTGGATAACGTTTCTCAAGACGATTACAAACTGAAATCTCATCATTATCTATTTCCCATGCACCTGTAGTAATATCGATCGCGACTATCTTACCTTGACTATCTGCTTGGAGTTGTGGATAAATATCGCGTGTATAAATTTCATCCCCCAGTCGTCCAAATTCTTCTTTACTGTATTGTGGTTTTGTGGCTGCCATATCTAGGTTGCTGGCTTTTACAATGTCTGACAACTATATAAATATAACGTTTTTTGATTGAATCTAATACAGTTGAAAGCCTTAAATCAGAAAAACCATCATTCCCAAGGAACGGCGATCGCCTAAGATCGAAAAATATAATGATAAGCAGTAATCTGAAATTACATTCTTCTAAATATCCTAGAAATAAAAAGGAACCATAATATGCAAGCTTACAAAGCCAAAGGCAAAATTGACGCAACAGGTAATTTAGTAGTTACACAACCTATTGAAATACCACCTGGAAATGTGGAAGTAATTATTTTACAGGTAGCTGATGAAGTTAATTCCACAGAAACCGCCACCGAATCGCAAACAGAAACATCTAAAAATCAAGTTCGATACAGAACTAACGCATTTAGAGACTTACTAGAAAATTCTCCTTCTGTACCACCAGATTTCGATCCAGAAAGCGCGAAGTGGGAGTATTTGAAGGAGAAACATAATCTATGAATGTTCTGATAGATACTAATATTATTTTGGACATTGCTCTTGTTAGACTGCCATCTTATGATGATAGCGACCAAGTGTTCTCATTTATCGAACAAGGGCAAATTAATGGTTATGTTTGTGCGTCTACTTTTAGCGACCTTTACTACCTTATCCGTAAACAAAGAGGTCGAGATTGGGCGTTAAATTTCTTAACTCAGCTATCTTCAATTTGCCAAGTTGCTACGGTAAATCAAGCTACAATTTCAATGGCACTTGCTACAAATTTCAAAGATTTTGAAGACGCGATTTTGTATGCTGCTGCGGTAATTAACAATCTAGATGCTATTGTTACTCGCAATCAAAAAGACTTCCCGGTTACAACTCCACGAATTTTAACACCAGAACAATTAATTCAAGACTTAACATCTCCGTAAATCTATATGAATACCCAATTAGACTCAACCGAAATAAATCAAAAACAGCAACTTCTTAAAGATTACGAACCCGCACAAAAAGCATTAGCTACCCTAGAACAAAACAACGGTAATTTTAATACTGCTTTCGACGCACTTTGGACTGAAAAATTCGGTACGGATACT comes from Rivularia sp. PCC 7116 and encodes:
- a CDS encoding aspartyl protease — protein: MIIGKVNADYEPIIPIAICDRQGKLHERDAVIDTGFDGWLCLPPDLIAELQLNWKRRGRALLADGSESIFDIYEATVVWDGQFLTIPIDEAECDPLVGMLLMKGYELKIQVINGGIVKLMKLPIQS
- a CDS encoding PIN domain-containing protein encodes the protein MNVLIDTNIILDIALVRLPSYDDSDQVFSFIEQGQINGYVCASTFSDLYYLIRKQRGRDWALNFLTQLSSICQVATVNQATISMALATNFKDFEDAILYAAAVINNLDAIVTRNQKDFPVTTPRILTPEQLIQDLTSP